A single genomic interval of Nomascus leucogenys isolate Asia chromosome 3, Asia_NLE_v1, whole genome shotgun sequence harbors:
- the SEC31B gene encoding protein transport protein Sec31B isoform X1, protein MKLKELERPAVQAWSPASQYPLYLATGTSAQQLDSSFSTNGTLEIFEVDFRDPSLDLKHKAVLSASSRFHKLIWGSFGSGLLESSRVIAGGGDNGMLILYNVTHILSSGKEPVIAQKQKHTGAVRALDFNPFQGNLLASGASDSEIFIWDLNNLNVPMTLGSKSQYREQPPEDIKALSWNRQAQHILSSAHPSGKAVVWDLRKNEPIIKVSDHSNRMHCSGLAWHPDIATQLVLCSEDDRLPVIQLWDLRFASSPLKVLENHSRGILSVSWSQADAELLLTSAKDSQILCWNLGSSEVVYKLPTQSSWCFDVQWCPRDPSVFSAASCDGWISLYSVMGRSWEVPHMRQADKISSSFSKGQPLPPLQVPEQVAQASLIPPLKKPPKWVRRPTGVSFAFGGKLVTFGLLSTPAHLVPQACPRLVFISQVTTESEFLMRSTELQEALGSGNLLNYCQNKSQQALLQSEKMLWQFLKVTLQQDSRMKFLKLLGYSKDELQKKVATWLKSDMGLAESPQPKGNDLNSDRQQAFCSQASKHTTEEASASSAFFDELVPQNMTPLEIPITKDVDGLLSQALLLGELGPAVELCLKQERFADALILAQAGGADLLKQTQERYLAKKKTKISSLLACVVQKNWKDVVCTCSLKNWREALALLLTYSDTEKFPELCDMLGTRMEQEGGRALTSEARLCYVCSGSVERLVECWAKCHQALSPMALQDLMEKAMVLNRSLEQLWGPHGVSPGPATTYRVTQYANLLAAQGSLATAMSFLPSDCAQPPVQQLRDRLFHAQGSAVLGQQSPPFPFPRIVVGATLHSKETSSYRLGSQPSHQVPTSSPRPRVFTPQSSPAMRLAPSHPSPYQGPRTQNISNYRAPGPQAIQPLPLSPGVRPASSQPQLLGGQRVQAPNPVGFPGTWPLPGSPLPMACPDIMRPGSTSLPETPRLFPLLPLRPLGPSRMVPHTPAPPASFPVPYLPGDPGAPCSSVLPTTGILTPRPGPQDSWKEAPAPRGNLQRNKLPETFMPPAPITAPVMSLTPELRGILPSQPSVSGVSHAPPGVPGELSLQQLQHLPPEKMERKELPPEHQSLKSSFQALLQRCSLSATDLKTKRKLEEAAQRLECLYEKLCEGTLSPHVVAGLHEVARCVDAGSFEEGLAVHAQVAGCSSFSEVSSFMPILKAVLIIAHKLLV, encoded by the exons GTTTCACAAGCTGATCTGGGGGAGCTTTGGCAGTGGGCTTCTGGAAAGCTCCAGGGTTATTGCAGGCGGCGGGGACAATGGCATGCTTATTCTATACAATGTGACCCACATCCTGTCTTCGGGGAAGGAGCCTGTGATTGCCCAGAAACAGAAGCACACGGGAGCTGTCAGAGCCCTCGACTTTAATCCTTTCCAG GGCAACCTCCTGGCTTCAGGGGCCAGCGATTCTGAAATCTTCATTTGGGATCTGAATAACTTGAATGTGCCAATGACCCTGGGATCCAAGTCACAG TATCGTGAG CAGCCCCCAGAGGACATCAAGGCACTGTCTTGGAACCGGCAAGCCCAACACATTCTGTCTTCTGCTCACCCCAGTGGCAAGGCAGTTGTGTGGGATCTCAGGAAGAATGAACCTATCATCAAAGTCAGTGATCACAGCAACAGG ATGCACTGCTCAGGCCTGGCCTGGCATCCTGACATTGCCACCCAGTTAGTGCTGTGCTCAGAGGATGATCGTCTTCCCGTGATTCAGCTGTGGGACTTGCGCTTTGCCTCCTCGCCCCTGAAGGTGCTGGAGAACCACAGCAG GGGGATCTTGTCAGTGTCATGGAGCCAGGCTGATGCTGAGCTGCTGCTCACTAGTGCTAAGGACAGCCAGATCTTGTGCTGGAACCTGGGGAGCAGTGAG GTGGTATATAAGCTACCAACACAGAGCAGCTGGTGCTTTGATGTGCAGTGGTGCCCTCGGGACCCTTCAGTGTTCTCTGCTGCCTCCTGCGACGGCTGGATCAGTTTGTACTCTGTGATGGGTAGGAGCTGGGAAGTCCCGCACATGAGACAGGCTGACAAG ATCTCCTCTTCCTTCAGCAAAGGCCAGCCTCTCCCACCACTGCAGGTGCCAGAGCAAGTGGCACAAGCATCACTGATACCTCCCCTGAAAAAACCCCCCAAATGGGTTAGAAGACCAACAGGTGTTTCATTTGCT TTTGGAGGGAAGCTGGTTACTTTTGGCCTCCTCAGCACCCCTGCCCATCTGGTGCCACAGGCTTGCCCCCGCCTAGTCTTTATCAGTCAAGTCACCACAGAATCTGAATTCCTGATGCGATCAACTGAGCTGCAGGAGGCCTTGGGATCAGGAAATCTACTGAATTACTGTCAGAACAAGAGCCAGCAAGCTTTACTGCAAAGTGAAAAGATGCTGTGGCAGTTCCTGAAG GTGACCTTACAGCAAGACTCCAGAATGAAATTCCTAAAGCTTTTAGGATACAGTAAAGATGAGCTTCAGAAGAAG GTGGCCACATGGTTGAAGAGTGACATGGGGTTAGCTGAGAGTCCTCAGCCCAAGGGAAATGACCTCAACAGTGACAGACAACAGGCCTtctgcagccag GCCTCCAAACACACCACAGAGGAAGCCTCTGCTTCCTCAGCCTTCTTTGATGAGCTGGTCCCTCAGAACATGACTCCTTTGGAGATCCCCATCACAAAAG ATGTTGATGGACTCCTAAGCCAGGCTCTCCTGCTTGGGGAACTGGGTCCAGCCGTGGAGCTGTGTTTGAAGCAGGAGCGCTTTGCTGATGCCCTTATCCTCGCCCAGGCTGGGGGTGCAGATCTGCTGAAGCAAACACAGGAGCGCTACTTGGccaagaagaaaactaaaatctcCTCG CTTCTAGCCTGTGTTGTGCAAAAGAATTGGAAGGatgtggtgtgtacctgtagccTGAAGAACTGGAGAGAGGCACTGGCTTTGCTACTGACATACTCAGACACAGAGAAATTCCCTGAGCTCTGTG ACATGCTGGGAACTCGCATGGAACAGGAGGGCGGCAGGGCACTAACCTCCGAAGCCAGACTCTGTTATGTGTGCTCAGGGAGTGTGGAGCGGCTGGTGGAGTGctgggcaaaatgccaccaggcTTTGTCCCCCATGGCTCTGCAG GACCTGATGGAGAAGGCGATGGTTCTTAACAGGAGCTTGGAGCAACTGTGGGGTCCTCATGGGGTGAGCCCAGGCCCTGCCACAACCTACAGGGTCACTCAGTATGCCAACCTCCTGGCAGCCCAGGGCAGCCTGGCCACTGCCATGAGCTTTCTACCCAGTGACTGTGCTCAG CCACCAGTTCAGCAGCTAAGAGATCGGCTTTTTCATGCTCAAGGTTCTGCTGTCTTGGGCCAACAGTctccccctttccccttcccccggATTGTTGTGGGAGCTACCCTCCACTCTAAAGAGACATCCTCTTACAGATTGGGATCCCAGCCTTCTCACCAG gtTCCAACTTCATCTCCAAGGCCAAGGGTTTTCACCCCTCAGTCATCACCAGCGATGCGCTTGGCACCTTCCCATCCTAGCCCTTATCAGGGCCCCAGGACGCAGAATATAAGTAACTACAGGGCACCTGGGCCCCAGGCCATCCAGCCTTTGCCTTTGAGCCCTGGGGTAAGGCCTG CTTCATCTCAGCCACAGCTATTAGGAGGGCAAAGGGTGCAAGCTCCTAACCCGGTGGGATTCCCTGGGACATGGCCTCTTCCTGGTTCCCCTCTACCCATGGCATGCCCAGACATCATGCGACCTGGCTCTACCTCCCTGCCTGAGACTCCTAGACTGTTCCCTCTGCTTCCTCTGAGACCACTAGGTCCCAGCCGCATGGTCCCccacaccccagcccctcctgcaAGCTTCCCGGTGCCATACCTTCCAGGGGACCCAGGTGCCCCATGCTCTAGTGTCCTCCCAACCACTGGCATCTTGACTCCTCGCCCAG GACCTCAAGATTCCTGGAAAGAAGCCCCAGCCCCCAGGGGAAACCTCCAGAGGAACAAG CTGCCAGAGACATTTATGCCCCCAGCACCAATTACTGCTCCAGTTATGAGCCTCACCCCTGAGCTACGAGGGAttcttccctcacagccctctgTCTCCGGTGTGAGTCATGCTCCCCCAGGAGTTCCAGGAGAACTTAGCCTGCAG CAGCTTCAGCACCTGCCACCTGAGAAGATGGAAAGGAAGGAGCTGCCCCCAGAGCATCAGTCCTTGAAGAGCAGCTTCCAGGCACTTCTCCAACGCTGCTCCCTGTCTGCAACTGACTTA AAGACAAAaaggaagctggaagaggcagccCAGCGTCTGGAGTGTCTATATGAGAAGCTCTGTGAGGGCACA CTCTCACCTCATGTTGTGGCTGGGCTCCATGAGGTTGCCCGATGTGTGGATGCAGGAAGCTTTGAGGAGGGCCTCGCAGTGCATGCCCAGGTGGCGGGCTGTAGCAGCTTCAGCGAGGTGTCCAGCTTCATGCCTATCCTGAAGGCTGTCCTCATCATCGCTCATAAGCTGCTGGTCTAA
- the SEC31B gene encoding protein transport protein Sec31B isoform X5 produces MKLKELERPAVQAWSPASQYPLYLATGTSAQQLDSSFSTNGTLEIFEVDFRDPSLDLKHKAVLSASSRFHKLIWGSFGSGLLESSRVIAGGGDNGMLILYNVTHILSSGKEPVIAQKQKHTGAVRALDFNPFQGNLLASGASDSEIFIWDLNNLNVPMTLGSKSQQPPEDIKALSWNRQAQHILSSAHPSGKAVVWDLRKNEPIIKVSDHSNRMHCSGLAWHPDIATQLVLCSEDDRLPVIQLWDLRFASSPLKVLENHSRGILSVSWSQADAELLLTSAKDSQILCWNLGSSEVVYKLPTQSSWCFDVQWCPRDPSVFSAASCDGWISLYSVMGRSWEVPHMRQADKISSSFSKGQPLPPLQVPEQVAQASLIPPLKKPPKWVRRPTGVSFAFGGKLVTFGLLSTPAHLVPQACPRLVFISQVTTESEFLMRSTELQEALGSGNLLNYCQNKSQQALLQSEKMLWQFLKVTLQQDSRMKFLKLLGYSKDELQKKVATWLKSDMGLAESPQPKGNDLNSDRQQAFCSQASKHTTEEASASSAFFDELVPQNMTPLEIPITKDVDGLLSQALLLGELGPAVELCLKQERFADALILAQAGGADLLKQTQERYLAKKKTKISSLLACVVQKNWKDVVCTCSLKNWREALALLLTYSDTEKFPELCDMLGTRMEQEGGRALTSEARLCYVCSGSVERLVECWAKCHQALSPMALQDLMEKAMVLNRSLEQLWGPHGVSPGPATTYRVTQYANLLAAQGSLATAMSFLPSDCAQPPVQQLRDRLFHAQGSAVLGQQSPPFPFPRIVVGATLHSKETSSYRLGSQPSHQVPTSSPRPRVFTPQSSPAMRLAPSHPSPYQGPRTQNISNYRAPGPQAIQPLPLSPGVRPASSQPQLLGGQRVQAPNPVGFPGTWPLPGSPLPMACPDIMRPGSTSLPETPRLFPLLPLRPLGPSRMVPHTPAPPASFPVPYLPGDPGAPCSSVLPTTGILTPRPGPQDSWKEAPAPRGNLQRNKLPETFMPPAPITAPVMSLTPELRGILPSQPSVSGVSHAPPGVPGELSLQLQHLPPEKMERKELPPEHQSLKSSFQALLQRCSLSATDLKTKRKLEEAAQRLECLYEKLCEGTLSPHVVAGLHEVARCVDAGSFEEGLAVHAQVAGCSSFSEVSSFMPILKAVLIIAHKLLV; encoded by the exons GTTTCACAAGCTGATCTGGGGGAGCTTTGGCAGTGGGCTTCTGGAAAGCTCCAGGGTTATTGCAGGCGGCGGGGACAATGGCATGCTTATTCTATACAATGTGACCCACATCCTGTCTTCGGGGAAGGAGCCTGTGATTGCCCAGAAACAGAAGCACACGGGAGCTGTCAGAGCCCTCGACTTTAATCCTTTCCAG GGCAACCTCCTGGCTTCAGGGGCCAGCGATTCTGAAATCTTCATTTGGGATCTGAATAACTTGAATGTGCCAATGACCCTGGGATCCAAGTCACAG CAGCCCCCAGAGGACATCAAGGCACTGTCTTGGAACCGGCAAGCCCAACACATTCTGTCTTCTGCTCACCCCAGTGGCAAGGCAGTTGTGTGGGATCTCAGGAAGAATGAACCTATCATCAAAGTCAGTGATCACAGCAACAGG ATGCACTGCTCAGGCCTGGCCTGGCATCCTGACATTGCCACCCAGTTAGTGCTGTGCTCAGAGGATGATCGTCTTCCCGTGATTCAGCTGTGGGACTTGCGCTTTGCCTCCTCGCCCCTGAAGGTGCTGGAGAACCACAGCAG GGGGATCTTGTCAGTGTCATGGAGCCAGGCTGATGCTGAGCTGCTGCTCACTAGTGCTAAGGACAGCCAGATCTTGTGCTGGAACCTGGGGAGCAGTGAG GTGGTATATAAGCTACCAACACAGAGCAGCTGGTGCTTTGATGTGCAGTGGTGCCCTCGGGACCCTTCAGTGTTCTCTGCTGCCTCCTGCGACGGCTGGATCAGTTTGTACTCTGTGATGGGTAGGAGCTGGGAAGTCCCGCACATGAGACAGGCTGACAAG ATCTCCTCTTCCTTCAGCAAAGGCCAGCCTCTCCCACCACTGCAGGTGCCAGAGCAAGTGGCACAAGCATCACTGATACCTCCCCTGAAAAAACCCCCCAAATGGGTTAGAAGACCAACAGGTGTTTCATTTGCT TTTGGAGGGAAGCTGGTTACTTTTGGCCTCCTCAGCACCCCTGCCCATCTGGTGCCACAGGCTTGCCCCCGCCTAGTCTTTATCAGTCAAGTCACCACAGAATCTGAATTCCTGATGCGATCAACTGAGCTGCAGGAGGCCTTGGGATCAGGAAATCTACTGAATTACTGTCAGAACAAGAGCCAGCAAGCTTTACTGCAAAGTGAAAAGATGCTGTGGCAGTTCCTGAAG GTGACCTTACAGCAAGACTCCAGAATGAAATTCCTAAAGCTTTTAGGATACAGTAAAGATGAGCTTCAGAAGAAG GTGGCCACATGGTTGAAGAGTGACATGGGGTTAGCTGAGAGTCCTCAGCCCAAGGGAAATGACCTCAACAGTGACAGACAACAGGCCTtctgcagccag GCCTCCAAACACACCACAGAGGAAGCCTCTGCTTCCTCAGCCTTCTTTGATGAGCTGGTCCCTCAGAACATGACTCCTTTGGAGATCCCCATCACAAAAG ATGTTGATGGACTCCTAAGCCAGGCTCTCCTGCTTGGGGAACTGGGTCCAGCCGTGGAGCTGTGTTTGAAGCAGGAGCGCTTTGCTGATGCCCTTATCCTCGCCCAGGCTGGGGGTGCAGATCTGCTGAAGCAAACACAGGAGCGCTACTTGGccaagaagaaaactaaaatctcCTCG CTTCTAGCCTGTGTTGTGCAAAAGAATTGGAAGGatgtggtgtgtacctgtagccTGAAGAACTGGAGAGAGGCACTGGCTTTGCTACTGACATACTCAGACACAGAGAAATTCCCTGAGCTCTGTG ACATGCTGGGAACTCGCATGGAACAGGAGGGCGGCAGGGCACTAACCTCCGAAGCCAGACTCTGTTATGTGTGCTCAGGGAGTGTGGAGCGGCTGGTGGAGTGctgggcaaaatgccaccaggcTTTGTCCCCCATGGCTCTGCAG GACCTGATGGAGAAGGCGATGGTTCTTAACAGGAGCTTGGAGCAACTGTGGGGTCCTCATGGGGTGAGCCCAGGCCCTGCCACAACCTACAGGGTCACTCAGTATGCCAACCTCCTGGCAGCCCAGGGCAGCCTGGCCACTGCCATGAGCTTTCTACCCAGTGACTGTGCTCAG CCACCAGTTCAGCAGCTAAGAGATCGGCTTTTTCATGCTCAAGGTTCTGCTGTCTTGGGCCAACAGTctccccctttccccttcccccggATTGTTGTGGGAGCTACCCTCCACTCTAAAGAGACATCCTCTTACAGATTGGGATCCCAGCCTTCTCACCAG gtTCCAACTTCATCTCCAAGGCCAAGGGTTTTCACCCCTCAGTCATCACCAGCGATGCGCTTGGCACCTTCCCATCCTAGCCCTTATCAGGGCCCCAGGACGCAGAATATAAGTAACTACAGGGCACCTGGGCCCCAGGCCATCCAGCCTTTGCCTTTGAGCCCTGGGGTAAGGCCTG CTTCATCTCAGCCACAGCTATTAGGAGGGCAAAGGGTGCAAGCTCCTAACCCGGTGGGATTCCCTGGGACATGGCCTCTTCCTGGTTCCCCTCTACCCATGGCATGCCCAGACATCATGCGACCTGGCTCTACCTCCCTGCCTGAGACTCCTAGACTGTTCCCTCTGCTTCCTCTGAGACCACTAGGTCCCAGCCGCATGGTCCCccacaccccagcccctcctgcaAGCTTCCCGGTGCCATACCTTCCAGGGGACCCAGGTGCCCCATGCTCTAGTGTCCTCCCAACCACTGGCATCTTGACTCCTCGCCCAG GACCTCAAGATTCCTGGAAAGAAGCCCCAGCCCCCAGGGGAAACCTCCAGAGGAACAAG CTGCCAGAGACATTTATGCCCCCAGCACCAATTACTGCTCCAGTTATGAGCCTCACCCCTGAGCTACGAGGGAttcttccctcacagccctctgTCTCCGGTGTGAGTCATGCTCCCCCAGGAGTTCCAGGAGAACTTAGCCTGCAG CTTCAGCACCTGCCACCTGAGAAGATGGAAAGGAAGGAGCTGCCCCCAGAGCATCAGTCCTTGAAGAGCAGCTTCCAGGCACTTCTCCAACGCTGCTCCCTGTCTGCAACTGACTTA AAGACAAAaaggaagctggaagaggcagccCAGCGTCTGGAGTGTCTATATGAGAAGCTCTGTGAGGGCACA CTCTCACCTCATGTTGTGGCTGGGCTCCATGAGGTTGCCCGATGTGTGGATGCAGGAAGCTTTGAGGAGGGCCTCGCAGTGCATGCCCAGGTGGCGGGCTGTAGCAGCTTCAGCGAGGTGTCCAGCTTCATGCCTATCCTGAAGGCTGTCCTCATCATCGCTCATAAGCTGCTGGTCTAA
- the SEC31B gene encoding protein transport protein Sec31B isoform X6: protein MKLKELERPAVQAWSPASQYPLYLATGTSAQQLDSSFSTNGTLEIFEVDFRDPSLDLKHKAVLSASSRFHKLIWGSFGSGLLESSRVIAGGGDNGMLILYNVTHILSSGKEPVIAQKQKHTGAVRALDFNPFQGNLLASGASDSEIFIWDLNNLNVPMTLGSKSQPPEDIKALSWNRQAQHILSSAHPSGKAVVWDLRKNEPIIKVSDHSNRMHCSGLAWHPDIATQLVLCSEDDRLPVIQLWDLRFASSPLKVLENHSRGILSVSWSQADAELLLTSAKDSQILCWNLGSSEVVYKLPTQSSWCFDVQWCPRDPSVFSAASCDGWISLYSVMGRSWEVPHMRQADKISSSFSKGQPLPPLQVPEQVAQASLIPPLKKPPKWVRRPTGVSFAFGGKLVTFGLLSTPAHLVPQACPRLVFISQVTTESEFLMRSTELQEALGSGNLLNYCQNKSQQALLQSEKMLWQFLKVTLQQDSRMKFLKLLGYSKDELQKKVATWLKSDMGLAESPQPKGNDLNSDRQQAFCSQASKHTTEEASASSAFFDELVPQNMTPLEIPITKDVDGLLSQALLLGELGPAVELCLKQERFADALILAQAGGADLLKQTQERYLAKKKTKISSLLACVVQKNWKDVVCTCSLKNWREALALLLTYSDTEKFPELCDMLGTRMEQEGGRALTSEARLCYVCSGSVERLVECWAKCHQALSPMALQDLMEKAMVLNRSLEQLWGPHGVSPGPATTYRVTQYANLLAAQGSLATAMSFLPSDCAQPPVQQLRDRLFHAQGSAVLGQQSPPFPFPRIVVGATLHSKETSSYRLGSQPSHQVPTSSPRPRVFTPQSSPAMRLAPSHPSPYQGPRTQNISNYRAPGPQAIQPLPLSPGVRPASSQPQLLGGQRVQAPNPVGFPGTWPLPGSPLPMACPDIMRPGSTSLPETPRLFPLLPLRPLGPSRMVPHTPAPPASFPVPYLPGDPGAPCSSVLPTTGILTPRPGPQDSWKEAPAPRGNLQRNKLPETFMPPAPITAPVMSLTPELRGILPSQPSVSGVSHAPPGVPGELSLQQLQHLPPEKMERKELPPEHQSLKSSFQALLQRCSLSATDLKTKRKLEEAAQRLECLYEKLCEGTLSPHVVAGLHEVARCVDAGSFEEGLAVHAQVAGCSSFSEVSSFMPILKAVLIIAHKLLV from the exons GTTTCACAAGCTGATCTGGGGGAGCTTTGGCAGTGGGCTTCTGGAAAGCTCCAGGGTTATTGCAGGCGGCGGGGACAATGGCATGCTTATTCTATACAATGTGACCCACATCCTGTCTTCGGGGAAGGAGCCTGTGATTGCCCAGAAACAGAAGCACACGGGAGCTGTCAGAGCCCTCGACTTTAATCCTTTCCAG GGCAACCTCCTGGCTTCAGGGGCCAGCGATTCTGAAATCTTCATTTGGGATCTGAATAACTTGAATGTGCCAATGACCCTGGGATCCAAGTCACAG CCCCCAGAGGACATCAAGGCACTGTCTTGGAACCGGCAAGCCCAACACATTCTGTCTTCTGCTCACCCCAGTGGCAAGGCAGTTGTGTGGGATCTCAGGAAGAATGAACCTATCATCAAAGTCAGTGATCACAGCAACAGG ATGCACTGCTCAGGCCTGGCCTGGCATCCTGACATTGCCACCCAGTTAGTGCTGTGCTCAGAGGATGATCGTCTTCCCGTGATTCAGCTGTGGGACTTGCGCTTTGCCTCCTCGCCCCTGAAGGTGCTGGAGAACCACAGCAG GGGGATCTTGTCAGTGTCATGGAGCCAGGCTGATGCTGAGCTGCTGCTCACTAGTGCTAAGGACAGCCAGATCTTGTGCTGGAACCTGGGGAGCAGTGAG GTGGTATATAAGCTACCAACACAGAGCAGCTGGTGCTTTGATGTGCAGTGGTGCCCTCGGGACCCTTCAGTGTTCTCTGCTGCCTCCTGCGACGGCTGGATCAGTTTGTACTCTGTGATGGGTAGGAGCTGGGAAGTCCCGCACATGAGACAGGCTGACAAG ATCTCCTCTTCCTTCAGCAAAGGCCAGCCTCTCCCACCACTGCAGGTGCCAGAGCAAGTGGCACAAGCATCACTGATACCTCCCCTGAAAAAACCCCCCAAATGGGTTAGAAGACCAACAGGTGTTTCATTTGCT TTTGGAGGGAAGCTGGTTACTTTTGGCCTCCTCAGCACCCCTGCCCATCTGGTGCCACAGGCTTGCCCCCGCCTAGTCTTTATCAGTCAAGTCACCACAGAATCTGAATTCCTGATGCGATCAACTGAGCTGCAGGAGGCCTTGGGATCAGGAAATCTACTGAATTACTGTCAGAACAAGAGCCAGCAAGCTTTACTGCAAAGTGAAAAGATGCTGTGGCAGTTCCTGAAG GTGACCTTACAGCAAGACTCCAGAATGAAATTCCTAAAGCTTTTAGGATACAGTAAAGATGAGCTTCAGAAGAAG GTGGCCACATGGTTGAAGAGTGACATGGGGTTAGCTGAGAGTCCTCAGCCCAAGGGAAATGACCTCAACAGTGACAGACAACAGGCCTtctgcagccag GCCTCCAAACACACCACAGAGGAAGCCTCTGCTTCCTCAGCCTTCTTTGATGAGCTGGTCCCTCAGAACATGACTCCTTTGGAGATCCCCATCACAAAAG ATGTTGATGGACTCCTAAGCCAGGCTCTCCTGCTTGGGGAACTGGGTCCAGCCGTGGAGCTGTGTTTGAAGCAGGAGCGCTTTGCTGATGCCCTTATCCTCGCCCAGGCTGGGGGTGCAGATCTGCTGAAGCAAACACAGGAGCGCTACTTGGccaagaagaaaactaaaatctcCTCG CTTCTAGCCTGTGTTGTGCAAAAGAATTGGAAGGatgtggtgtgtacctgtagccTGAAGAACTGGAGAGAGGCACTGGCTTTGCTACTGACATACTCAGACACAGAGAAATTCCCTGAGCTCTGTG ACATGCTGGGAACTCGCATGGAACAGGAGGGCGGCAGGGCACTAACCTCCGAAGCCAGACTCTGTTATGTGTGCTCAGGGAGTGTGGAGCGGCTGGTGGAGTGctgggcaaaatgccaccaggcTTTGTCCCCCATGGCTCTGCAG GACCTGATGGAGAAGGCGATGGTTCTTAACAGGAGCTTGGAGCAACTGTGGGGTCCTCATGGGGTGAGCCCAGGCCCTGCCACAACCTACAGGGTCACTCAGTATGCCAACCTCCTGGCAGCCCAGGGCAGCCTGGCCACTGCCATGAGCTTTCTACCCAGTGACTGTGCTCAG CCACCAGTTCAGCAGCTAAGAGATCGGCTTTTTCATGCTCAAGGTTCTGCTGTCTTGGGCCAACAGTctccccctttccccttcccccggATTGTTGTGGGAGCTACCCTCCACTCTAAAGAGACATCCTCTTACAGATTGGGATCCCAGCCTTCTCACCAG gtTCCAACTTCATCTCCAAGGCCAAGGGTTTTCACCCCTCAGTCATCACCAGCGATGCGCTTGGCACCTTCCCATCCTAGCCCTTATCAGGGCCCCAGGACGCAGAATATAAGTAACTACAGGGCACCTGGGCCCCAGGCCATCCAGCCTTTGCCTTTGAGCCCTGGGGTAAGGCCTG CTTCATCTCAGCCACAGCTATTAGGAGGGCAAAGGGTGCAAGCTCCTAACCCGGTGGGATTCCCTGGGACATGGCCTCTTCCTGGTTCCCCTCTACCCATGGCATGCCCAGACATCATGCGACCTGGCTCTACCTCCCTGCCTGAGACTCCTAGACTGTTCCCTCTGCTTCCTCTGAGACCACTAGGTCCCAGCCGCATGGTCCCccacaccccagcccctcctgcaAGCTTCCCGGTGCCATACCTTCCAGGGGACCCAGGTGCCCCATGCTCTAGTGTCCTCCCAACCACTGGCATCTTGACTCCTCGCCCAG GACCTCAAGATTCCTGGAAAGAAGCCCCAGCCCCCAGGGGAAACCTCCAGAGGAACAAG CTGCCAGAGACATTTATGCCCCCAGCACCAATTACTGCTCCAGTTATGAGCCTCACCCCTGAGCTACGAGGGAttcttccctcacagccctctgTCTCCGGTGTGAGTCATGCTCCCCCAGGAGTTCCAGGAGAACTTAGCCTGCAG CAGCTTCAGCACCTGCCACCTGAGAAGATGGAAAGGAAGGAGCTGCCCCCAGAGCATCAGTCCTTGAAGAGCAGCTTCCAGGCACTTCTCCAACGCTGCTCCCTGTCTGCAACTGACTTA AAGACAAAaaggaagctggaagaggcagccCAGCGTCTGGAGTGTCTATATGAGAAGCTCTGTGAGGGCACA CTCTCACCTCATGTTGTGGCTGGGCTCCATGAGGTTGCCCGATGTGTGGATGCAGGAAGCTTTGAGGAGGGCCTCGCAGTGCATGCCCAGGTGGCGGGCTGTAGCAGCTTCAGCGAGGTGTCCAGCTTCATGCCTATCCTGAAGGCTGTCCTCATCATCGCTCATAAGCTGCTGGTCTAA